DNA from Yamadazyma tenuis chromosome 5, complete sequence:
ATTTTAGACGGGCACCCCCAGGACAAGCACtacaccaccaaagactCGTTGTGGGACGCTGGTAGACTGTCGCCTCCCAAGAGTACCTCGGGTGCGTTTGGCTCGATTCCCAACTATGGGAATTCATGGGACGacaagaggaagaagaagaagtcgatTCTCAAGTCCGGCTCGGTACCCCCAGGCCCCTCCCGTCTTCGTCATGTGACGGTCACGGATGCTCATTCAGAACTGGCACCTAAAGACTCGACTAAGCTCGTGAATGAACGTGAGAAACAGTCGGTGTATGGGTTCCATCCTTTTCAACGACCTGAGAGACAGTTCGACCAGACCTACGACTATGTCCCCACTCactcattgatttccaagttgaaaaagacTCCTGAGGTTACCAAGGAACCTGCTGCTCCCACCACTACTACGCACGCCTACTCTCGAGCTGTCAACATCGACAAAGTGTCTGAGAAGCTTGAACAGCTTGGATTGGACTCGCAATAGAACCCCCCTCGCCGCCGTATaaggttttgaagatgttgggATCTAGTCCAATATACTTCATGGCTATAAtttgttttttgttttgtgtATCATTATGATTCTGCGTTCTTCTCATCCATACCATAATTGGTTTGTAATACACGATATAACTTGAGCGACTGGACTTTCTTCACCTACCAATCACATTTCTAGTTTCCCTCTATGTATTTGTTGCCCTCTACTAGTAATGTCATAGACGTGTATTTTTGCAACTAGTTGCTAGTTGGAAGGAAAGACGTGGCATTACCCGGAAACCCGCACCACGAATCacaaaaaaatttttttcaCCATCTAAAAAATCCTTCACAATCCACTTAAATCTAATTTAATCCCACATTATCAATATGTCCGGAGGTATCCAAGAAGTCGACgccaacttgattgaaacCAACTACGACAACGTCGTATACTCGTTCGATgaattgaacttgaaagaaaacaTCGTTAGAGGTATTTTCGGTTACGGTTACGAAGCGCCATCGGCCATTCAACAAAGAGCTATTTTACCAATCACAGAAGGTAAAGATGTGTTGGCCCAAGCCCAGTCCGGTACCGGTAAGACTGCTACCTTCACCATCTCCGCTTTACAAAGAATCGATGAAAACTCCAAGACTACCCAAGCTTTGATCTTGGCCCCAACCAGAGAATTGGCCTTGCAAATTCAAAACGTCGTCAGCCACATTGGTTTGTACTTGAACGTCACCGTTCACGCCTGTATCGGTGGTACATCCACTAGAGACGATATTGAAGCCTTCAAGTCCGGTGTTCAAATTGTCGTTGGTACTCCAGGTAGAGTTTTCGACATGATTgaaagaagattctttAAGACCGAGAAGATTAAGATGTtcattttggatgaagccGATGAAATGTTGTCTTCTGGTTTCACCGAACAAATCTATAACATTTTCAGATTATTGCCAAAGGAAactcaagttgttttgTTATCTGCCACCATGCCCCAAGACGTGTTGGAAGTTACCACCAAGTTTATGCAAAACCCTGTGAGAATTTTGGTTAAGAAGGATGAATTGACCTTGGAAGGTATTAAgcaattcttcatcaatgttgaaaaggaagaatACAAGTTTGACTGTTTGTGTGACTTGTACGACTCGATCTCTGTCACCCAAACTGTTATTTTCTGTAACACCAGAGCTAAGGTTGAATACTTGaccaacaagttgagagCCGAAAACTTTACTGTTTCTGCTATCCACGCCGAATTACAACAAAGTGAAAGAGACACCATCATGAACGAATTCAGATCTGGTTCTTCTAGAATCTTGATCGCTACCGATTTGTTGGCCAGAGGTATTGATATCCAACAAGTGTCATTGGTTATCAACTACGACTTACCTGCCAACAAGGAAAACTACATCCACAGAATTGGTAGAGGTGGTAGATTTGGTAGAAAGGGTGTTGCTATCAACTTTGTTACCGATAACGATGTTGGTATGATGagagaaattgaaagattCTACTCCactcaaattgaagaattaCCTGCTGATATTGGTGCTTTGTTCTCTTAGGCAATCGACTGGTGTGTGAGCTCCGTTCTGTTTAGTCAATACTTTTTCTACATGTATTTTAGAGGCCCTAGTCCAGGTACTGCTATATAATGTTTTAAATATAAGCATTTGTTAATCAAGTGTCAGTAAAAAAAATCGCGATTTGATTTCAGAAGTGCAATTGCAAATCCATGACGAGTGATATGAGCGATCAAATGCCTGGAGCATTTATAGAGGGTCCCAGTCACCCCATCGCCCCTCAGTTCTATACCAAAATGGAGGACACGGCGTCTCAGGCCAAtacttttgtggatgagCAGAATTTGACGGGATTCCTCCAGAAACAAACGGTGGTCAGAAAGACCATCAGGCAAACCCATTTGATGAATCAACTAGACAAATTGGTGTACTTTTTGGCTGTGTACCAGTTGGTAAAGTACTGCCATCTGGCCAGTCTCGTACCGGTGGTCTGCCATATTATAGTACAGAAGCTCTTGAGCAGTGAACAGTTTTTCTCCACCAGTTCTGAGTCCGACTCAAGGGATTTTTTAAGCTTtatcaatgacttggagaTCCTCAACAGAGAAAATGACGTTGATGAAGCAAGCAGAGATCGTATAGTATCCGGAATCGTTGCCAAGGTCTGTGCCACTATCTATTGGAAAGCGGTGCTTATGGTGGCTTATCACATTGGTTTCGTGTGCTACTGGCTCAAACCCATTTTTGACCTGGGGAACATCAATATAGACAATGGCACCTGGTGGTTTGTGTCTTTCATAGGCGAGCACCGGCCCATTGACGACTGGGACCTGTTGGGATATTCTAGTAAAGTGGCACGTTTGGGTCTATTTGGACTCTTATTATCGGACTTACTTATCTTATTTATCCAATTGGTATTGTTCCAAGCGGTCTATAAGCAGTCGACAGCGTCACCCGTGGGAAGGAgtgttgatgaagtagAGATTGAAATTCTCAGAAGAAAGACTGATGTGGGAGGTGCAAAAGACCCTCACTACGAAACCGAAGACACAATTCCTACGGCTTTGAAGGTAAGACTTTACGAGACGTTCAATATGTCTTCGTTCGTGCCCCTGCGGGCATAGCATGAGAAGGATAGTGATGAGCAACGAATATATTAATACAAGATCCAAATGTAGACTATTAGTGAGACAACTAAAAGTGAAAACTGCGAAAAACATCTCAAAACTCCAATGAGAAGCTTTGGGAAGGTGAGAGGTAAAATGCTAAAGGAACCATTGAGGATCGGCTATCCCCTCCAGGCCGACAACACCGAAATCCTCACGGCTCTACGACTGATTCTCTTCGAAGAGAACCCCAAACAGCACGATATCAGAGAGATATCTCATTTGTTTAGCATAGACGAAGGCATTCTCACAGGACAACATATCCCTATATCTTCCTTGTACTCCAAACCTCCTCCCGAAAAGCTCGCCGGGAAGCTCTTGTTCCGTTCACAATACTCCAGTATCCAGGAAAAACTTCTATATCGGTGGAATTCTGTTGAACCTTCTATCCAGTCACAGTTCTCTGATGAGCATTACGTGAACAATGCCTTTGAAACCCGCACAAGAATCTGGCAAGGCTACGAGATCgtggagtttttgaagcGATTTCTGACCCACCGGTTCAACCCATACTACTATCTGGGCCTCAAGCCATGGGAAATCATTATGGACAAGTTTCTGtctcaacaaaaacaacatcAAGACTACTACGACGTGATCATTAAATCTGCATTCAAGCACCAGAAGCTCAGTCCTGCCCAAATTCACGGCCTAGAAGAGAAGCTTGACGATTTTTCACATGTACCGGAGTTGCTGTTGCAACACACCAGTGAGTCCAGAATGGCtcaccttcaagaaaagTGGGCTGCTAGACAAGTGCACAATTTCTACCTAGAAACCAAACCTCATCCAATAGGACATAGCTACCTGCGGTTTGTGAGCCAGCTCAAGTCCAAGAGCCATGTGGACAACTTTACTGATTTATCCAAGAGAGCTTCGCAGttatggctgcaaatgtCGAAAACAGAGAAGATGCAGTACAAAGTGGTGGACAACCTGACTTTGCTCCACCGGTTCATCAGAACTCACTGGAAGCTTGTGGTGGCATTGGACTATATTTATGATGTGAATTTATCTGATTTCGACTGGAGACTGGAGTTACCCGTTGACAAGTTTTATTTCAATGGCTCGTACCTCAACTACTATTTGTACTTACAGGGCAACCGATTGTACGTATTGGAGCCGAACCAGTTGTTCACCGATCCAGAGGTGTGAACTGTTCTGTGGACGAATGTGGGTGTCTGGGTCAGAATTGTCTGAGGCCATATCGCATCGCAAACGCGTCTCAGAAATTTATTCACCAAACTCTCCCAATGACCACTACAGTTGACCCAATTGCTAAAAAACAGAAGCTCGAAGACGTCGCCACCTTGAAAGTATTATTGAGATCCGATAAGGCCAAGGTCCCTACCAAAGGCTCTGCTTTGGCTGCCGGATATGATATCTACTCATCTGAATCGGGGTTGGTTCCTGGTCACGGACAGGCCATGATTAAAACCGATTTGACGGTTGTGGTGCCTGTTGGGTGCTATGGACGAGTGGCTCCGCGGTCAGGGTTGGCGGCCAAGCATGGGATTTCAACCGGGGCCGGAGTCATCGATGCTGATTATAGAGGAGAGGTGAAGATTATTCTCTTCAACCACTCTGACAAGGATTTCGAAATTGCCGAAGGGGACAGAATTGCccagttggtgttggagaagattCTCTTGACCGACGTACAAGAGATCACGGCCGAACAATTAGACGCCACCGACCGAGGCGAAGGAGGATTTGGTTCAACTGGAGGATTTGGTGCTCAGTAATGCTATCGGAGGTTCATCCATAATGTATATTTAAATAGTTTTTCCACATTATACTTCGTTAAATACTTCTATTTACAATTGAAGGCTCACATACTGGCAGTCGGCCTCAGTTTTTCAGATGATTTGGCAGTTGAAATCGGTTCAGGTTGgtctttggtttcttccGACTTGGTTTCTTCCGACTTGGTCAGCTGTTGGGCTTCTTCCACGGCAGCAGAAACATTCTCAGGCTCCAGCTGGATTCCACCTTCGGCCgcttcttccaactcgtccaacttgatttcatcCTTCACATGGGTAACGGTGTCTTTTTCTCTCAAGTTTTCTTCGTTAATCAACTCATCCTGttccttcaagatatccaacttcaacttagAGTCGTCCGATAACTCCAATTTGGCCACATTGTAGACCTCGTCGGGAATAGCACTCAAAACAGCTAAAAGAGCGTCGTAGTACGATTCGATATCATGGGAATTTTCCCCATAAGTGTAGGTGGAcgacaaaatcaacaaggtggaAGGGATCTTTTGTCTCAATCGCAAGTCCAACCAGGTGGTCAAATCATCTCTCAATCTACCGGGTGAAACATTCACGGTCTTGATACCTCTTTGTTGACAAGCATACTTTAATTCTTGGATGGTGAGGGATTCGACCCCCTCGTAGTCGATGGCCTTATCGTCCTTGatgatgttcaacaacgTGTGCCTGATCTGGTACCGCAAAATTGAGTCGGTACCAAATGGAGTGATGTTCATATACTTGGCCATGGCCAATAACTGAGGTCTCGACAAGTTATCCAAAACCTGATCATTTTTGAATAACCGAGCCACCTGGGTTAAGTGCTCCCTGGAAGGTTGCTTTCCCATCGACAAGGTGTCAAAAAATGACACAAACGCCTCTCTTTCCTTGTCATTGATTTTGCTCAACTTGAGCCCACTTTCCTCCATCGTCTGCTTAATGTACTGAGATGCAGCTTTTTTAGCCTTGTACAACTTGGCattctttttctttctaTCACTGGTAGACTCGTACGTGGACGGCAAAAAGTTGGGGAAAATACGGACGATTACTGGAATCAACAATTCAGCAAACGGAATAAGAATTAATGCGGCAAACGGCACCAATCTCACCAAATCTGCCAACGTTCTTTGTAACTGGTTGCTCTCTCTACGGGAAAGCCCGTAACCGGCAAATACCTTGaccatcaacttggtggaaaCCTTGATTTCGTATCCCAACAATTTGGTACCGTCCCAATAATGGTGAGCTTCGTGCTTGACTTTTTCCCACAAGGTCTTTTTTTGGGccacttccaccactgCTTCGGACCCGGACTTGGGTGGGACGGCGCCATCCGCCTTGTCCTTTGCGGGTTCTCCGTCGCTCTGGGGTTTTGGGGCTTGAGAATTCATCCGAATAAACCCTTGAATCACACGGTTATTGAGTGTCAATTGCCGGTGCAAAGGGGATGATTTGGCACTGGTGGCGGGTCTGGTCATCAAACCTCGTTTAAGAATGGACTGGGCTGCTCCCAAAGGTTGGGGCAATGCcctcttcaacaaaatctgCTTTATCATGATAGGAGCTGTGAGTTCTAAATGGATGCCAGCCTTTTTTTGGAGAGTATGGTAAAATGTTCTCAGTTTTTTCCAGACCGAGCAACACCTGGCTGGGGATGGGCAGCGCACGACCGCATATATAAGGAGTTAATAACCAACCTACCAACAACAGGGAATGGTCTCGAAGGTTGGGACTGTTTGTATTATGGAACCAGTGTGTCGTCAACACAAGTACAATAAATATATAGACTGTTTTACCTACTGCCATTTTACTGCTCACTGATCTTCACCTCTAAGCTTGTCAATGATATTCTGATCTTTCTGTTCTCCTCCAAGTCCCACAATGGCAATCTTGTCGATGACAGTATGGAAGTCATCATCGTCCCCGTCGAAGAAAAGGTTCAAACTTTGCACGTTTTGGAACCGTACAAATTTCAATCTGCACTCATACCATCCTTCCTCATCTGGCAATGATAACTTCTCGATGTGAGGAGCAGCATTATCGCCGGCCGCATCTTCAAATGCCAAGATATTGAGCTTGTTGCCCCAtactttgatcaagttgggcAATTGGGTTTCCTCGGCGTCGTCCTCGTCCAACAAGGTGGTTTCACTCACTTGAACAGGCTTCTTGGTCTTGATGAGAATGGAGTATATTTTGGAGATATGCGTCAAGGGCACGTACAACAAGATCTGGGAATCGGCATCCGAGAAAACAGAAGTCGACGGCTTGGAGAGGTCAAACACATCTTTGATGCTGGTATTAGAGTTGAGGGCCTGGGTGTTTAAAGCCTCAAAATCCCCAAAGTGGACATTATCATTCAACACCAGATAACCTTTGGGGATAAACAGCAcgatttccttcaaggcAGCAGAAGAAGCGGGTGCGGGTGCAGCACTGGTGGTAGCATTTCCTGCTCTGGCAATGGCGGTGGGATCAGAATCAGCTTTTGCCCTCAACTGTTCAAATGAAtccttcaatttggccGAAGCACCTCTCACGGTGTCGACCACCTCGCCGTTCTCGAAGAAAAGAAACGTGGGCACCGCCGTGACGTTGTACTGGGTGGCCAACTCCTGGTTGGCGTCTAAATCAATTCTGACAATCTCCAATTTACCGTAGAGTGGTTCGGCGTAGAGATCATCGACTAGAGGCTTGATGGCCTGACACGGCCCACACCAGGAGGCGGTGAAGTTGGCAATGAGAtacttgttgttgctgagATACAATTGGAAGTCAGCCTTCGACTTGACAAACTGAACACCTGACATCGAACTGTGAGTTTTTGCTGATAAATGAATTAAAATGCGAATTGTCCTGTCATTTTTGGCAAGTAGATAATGACACGGTGATGAGTTTGGATCCGTTAACAACAGCGTTTGCACGCAGTATAAATAGGCCGAGAGGTGAAAGCATCTCCACCGACTCACAGGGCGCTGCCGATAGTTTGCATAGGAACCCACGAATGTTGCCCAGCCAGTTTGACCCACTGCTGTTATCGGCGGTGGATGGGAACGGGTTTGATTTCGATACAGTTTTATCCCTCGACTCGTACCGCTCCAGCGGCAGGGAGAGCACGGCGGTGGAAAGCGTTCAGAGCCACTCGCAGGACTACGACGAGgctgacttgaagaaggccCGCGAGTTGGCAGGAATGCTTTTAGATTCAAAGCGAACGTACCTCCAAGAACACAAACTACTAGATATTAGGGGAATGGAGGACGCCTTCAATGCCACCGATAACTCCAAGATGATGACCATCCCGAAGGCAACGTACCTCCGAGCCGAGCGGGTCAAGGCGACGCTATCACTAAAATACATTGTGATTGACCGTACTTACTCACACCAAGATACGATTAAGTTCCCAGGGGTGGATGGAGTCTACAACCCGCTCCAGATCATTCGGAACCGTAAGTTGCGGGCCAAGTACCGCGAGCCGCCCCAGCTGATTACGTTCAAGACCATGCCATTGGCGTCCACCGCTTTCAGCTCCAAGAATATTGCCGGCAAACAGAGACCCTGGAGGTTGATGTGGGCCGTCGAATTGAACGAGCTCGTGGGAGACCAAGCGTGGAGAATGGGGCATATCTacgagttgaagaagcGCAACGGCGACCTCTGGTTCCCCAAATCTTCGGGACTCTCTATTGGCTCGGGAAAAGTTGCAAAGGCTCGCAAGCACGAGGGCaggttgaagatgaagaataGGCTCCACGACAAGCTTTTTGTGGACGATGACACAGAGTCGGGAGatacaaaatcaatggtgTCAGACCAGTCGGAGACTTCTGGTAAGTCGAGGAGGTCTTCCAACTTGTCGCCGTTGACGGAGCTCAAGACAGGGAGACGAGACAGACTAAAGACGAAGGTGCGTAAGACTTTGAGAGGCTCTCACGAGTCGGGGTCAGGGTCGGAGGTGGAAGAGTCAATCCAGGGGGATGAACTggttgaaatcaaggaagaaataAACCCTTATGTTGCTTCAAAAGACGATTTGAATATCCTGTCGAGACCTTTTCAGACAGAACTTGAGGCTCCTTTCTCGTCCTTGAgcaacatcaagttcaagccGACGGAAGGAAAGAGAAATGAGACCGATGTAGTAGAAATTACAGAGCCTGACCTCGAGCAGCCGGTATCACTCAAGCCCCAAATAGAAAGTCTCGATATCCAATTCAAAAAGATTTCCAATAACCAGAGATTCTTCAGAAACTCTACCATTGTAAAGTTGCATTTTCTTGCAAACATATACCCACAGCTCTTTGAGTCTGCGTGCTCCAGAATTGACGAATTAACCAACACTACGATACCCCGGTTAAATCAATTGATGGTGGATATCAACGATGATACGATTCCTACGTACGACTTGCAATGCTCAACGATTTTGAACGaaatcaagtcattgaccCTCATCATTAATGACGATTATTCCATCAAAATCGACAACTTGCTTACTAGCAGTGATCGTTTACTTGCTGAGATAAACACTTCGCTATCACTAGAGCTCAGAAAAGTCGACGAAAAGCTCGACCGATTGAACAACTCGCTTTTCGGCAACAACTTTGTGGGAAAACTAGACTTGcaccaaaaccagaaaatATCTATGAACGAATCGGGCAACTACAGAATAGTATACATGTTACTAGAAAACTTTATCGTTATTGTATTACGGGTTATCTGGATAGTAGCCAATATTTACAAGTTTGTGTTATTTTGGTTTAAGTTGGTGTGGAAAAttatcaagtttttgttgttttAGTTAGCTATAACTGTTTTGAGACTTTAGTTTATCCAACTGGGAAATAAATTTATTTGCATTGATGAAGTACTCGAACGATGATTCCTGCATTGATTCATCATAAGAAACAGTGTCAGTAGACCCTAGCAGATTTCTTGTAAAGTACCGtttcatttcttcaaaaccttCGTCATGGTTTGCATTGTCATCGGAGGCAGCAGCAAAACCGGTTTGGGTCAAATCTGATTTGTACGAGGTTGGAACGTAGTCGTCACCactatcaacaaccacccCAAGAATAGTACTTTTATAATAAGACAGTGAGCTTAGAAGCGTAGCCACCACATCCAACTTGTGATCATAATCATCGGCTGAAAGCTTTCCCACATCTAACATGATTCTAGGATAGTGGAGACGCAACGGCTTATCGGAATACACCTTATCAATACACTCTTGGACGTCTTCAAGAGTTAGATCGGTATTaacttccaccaagatAAACGTCTCATCGTTTCCTGTAGTTCCCACCACCGTAGCAGTTCCCAATTTGGTGACAGACAAGAACTGATGCGGTTGAGTACTTGCAAACATCGCATCCAAGCCCGACtgaagtttgtgtttatACATGAGTTTATCGAAAGAAAGGTTGGAGTCTGAGGTGCTGAACCCCACAGGAAATGATACACCAGACACCAATTCACGATGCAACTGAGATTCAATTAATGTTGAACTTACGAGCCCGTAACAGAACAAGTCAGATAAATACTGAGGCGTAAGGGTATCACTAATATCTCCCACAATCGGACAGATTTCACACAAATCGTCCAACAAGGCTCGACAGTAGGGCATTCCATGACTGACCTCAAAAGTACTTACACTGCCAGCGAATGACTGGATCTGGTCAAACTCAGCATATGGAGTGGTGTACTGAGATAAGTTTGCTCTCATAGACAACATTAAGTTTGCCGGTTTGTAAgtggaattgaagatttgCTGGACTTCAGAAGCACATTGGGTAGGTGTATACTGAAATCTTTTGCCCAACAAAGTACCGATCCACTGGGAGCATGCTTTGATCTGAttggagtttttgatggCACTTGGACCGACAAGCACCAACAACGGCCTGTCAGCTGTCAGCGAGTCTAACAGGGAAGTCATCAACTGCGATAAATTCGTTCTGTACTTGAGGATCTTCTGTTGcaaagttggtgatatcggATATAAGTAGTTTTGTATCACTTCAGGCAGAGGAACAGCTATATGGCCGTTGGAGGCCAAAAGAAGTCCAGATCCCACCGAGGAAGTAGGGCGCCTTGGTGAAGTGGTTCCATAAACCCAATTGGGAGCCAATATGGCTTTAGTGGGTTTAGCACCGGCGACATCTCGGTATTTGAGATTTGTATCGCTATTGATTTTTTCCAAGGTTTTCTCTTCAACCCCCTCCTCTTTGTGGAGCGAGTCATAGGCGGACTTTAGGGAGTTCATCGGACTGTGAGAGGAAaacttttgtggatttaTACAAGCTGTTCGTAATTAACTTCACTGAGTCACAAGCGCAGAatttttttgcatcttTTTGCCGCGACTTTTTTCCTATCAACTCTACCAATGCAAGCAAAATCAATAGCATTATTGGGTATGTTCAAATCAAATCTAACACCACGAATGCACCGTATTAACCATCATTAGAAAACATA
Protein-coding regions in this window:
- a CDS encoding phospho-2-dehydro-3-deoxyheptonate aldolase (COG:E; EggNog:ENOG503P2BM), whose translation is MNSLKSAYDSLHKEEGVEEKTLEKINSDTNLKYRDVAGAKPTKAILAPNWVYGTTSPRRPTSSVGSGLLLASNGHIAVPSPEVIQNYLYPISPTLQQKILKYRTNLSQLMTSSLDSSTADRPLLVLVGPSAIKNSNQIKACSQWIGTLLGKRFQYTPTQCASEVQQIFNSTYKPANLMLSMRANLSQYTTPYAEFDQIQSFAGSVSTFEVSHGMPYCRALLDDLCEICPIVGDISDTLTPQYLSDLFCYGLVSSTLIESQLHRELVSGVSFPVGFSTSDSNLSFDKLMYKHKLQSGLDAMFASTQPHQFLSVTKLGTATVVGTTGNDETFILVEVNTDLTLEDVQECIDKVYSDKPLRLHYPRIMLDVGKLSADDYDHKLDVVATLLSSSSYYKSTILGVVVDSGDDYVPTSYKSDLTQTGFAAASDDNANHDEGFEEMKRYFTRNSLGSTDTVSYDESMQESSFEYFINANKFISQLDKLKSQNSYS
- the txl1 gene encoding Thioredoxin-like protein 1 (EggNog:ENOG503NYV7; COG:O), which gives rise to MSGVQFVKSKADFQLYLSNNKYLIANFTASWCGPCQAIKPLVDDLYAEPLYGKLEIVRIDLDANQELATQYNVTAVPTFLFFENGEVVDTVRGASAKLKDSFEQLRAKADSDPTAIARAGNATTSAAPAPASSAALKEIVSFIPKGYSVLNDNVHFGDFEALNTQALNSNTSIKDVFDLSKPSTSVFSDADSQILLYVPLTHISKIYSILIKTKKPVQVSETTLLDEDDAEETQLPNLIKVWGNKLNILAFEDAAGDNAAPHIEKLSLPDEEGWYECRLKFVRFQNVQSLNLFFDGDDDDFHTVIDKIAIVGLGGEQKDQNIIDKLRGEDQ
- a CDS encoding uncharacterized protein (EggNog:ENOG503P62D; COG:S); protein product: MLPSQFDPSSLSAVDGNGFDFDTVLSLDSYRSSGRESTAVESVQSHSQDYDEADLKKARELAGMLLDSKRTYLQEHKLLDIRGMEDAFNATDNSKMMTIPKATYLRAERVKATLSLKYIVIDRTYSHQDTIKFPGVDGVYNPLQIIRNRKLRAKYREPPQSITFKTMPLASTAFSSKNIAGKQRPWRLMWAVELNELVGDQAWRMGHIYELKKRNGDLWFPKSSGLSIGSGKVAKARKHEGRLKMKNRLHDKLFVDDDTESGDTKSMVSDQSETSGKSRRSSNLSPLTELKTGRRDRLKTKVRKTLRGSHESGSGSEVEESIQGDESVEIKEEINPYVASKDDLNISSRPFQTELEAPFSSLSNIKFKPTEGKRNETDVVEITEPDLEQPVSLKPQIESLDIQFKKISNNQRFFRNSTIVKLHFLANIYPQLFESACSRIDELTNTTIPRLNQLMVDINDDTIPTYDLQCSTILNEIKSLTLIINDDYSIKIDNLLTSSDRLLAEINTSLSLELRKVDEKLDRLNNSLFGNNFVGKLDLHQNQKISMNESGNYRIKTLSLLYYGLSG
- the TIF1 gene encoding translation initiation factor eIF4A (COG:J; EggNog:ENOG503NUYA), whose product is MSGGIQEVDANLIETNYDNVVYSFDELNLKENIVRGIFGYGYEAPSAIQQRAILPITEGKDVLAQAQSGTGKTATFTISALQRIDENSKTTQALILAPTRELALQIQNVVSHIGLYLNVTVHACIGGTSTRDDIEAFKSGVQIVVGTPGRVFDMIERRFFKTEKIKMFILDEADEMLSSGFTEQIYNIFRLLPKETQVVLLSATMPQDVLEVTTKFMQNPVRILVKKDELTLEGIKQFFINVEKEEYKFDCLCDLYDSISVTQTVIFCNTRAKVEYLTNKLRAENFTVSAIHAELQQSERDTIMNEFRSGSSRILIATDLLARGIDIQQVSLVINYDLPANKENYIHRIGRGGRFGRKGVAINFVTDNDVGMMREIERFYSTQIEELPADIEGPSHPIAPQFYTKMEDTASQANTFVDEQNLTGFLQKQTVVRKTIRQTHLMNQLDKLVYFLAVYQLVKYCHSASLVPVVCHIIVQKLLSSEQFFSTSSESDSRDFLSFINDLEILNRENDVDEASRDRIVSGIVAKVCATIYWKAVLMVAYHIGFVCYWLKPIFDSGNINIDNGTWWFVSFIGEHRPIDDWDSLGYSSKVARLGLFGLLLSDLLILFIQLVLFQAVYKQSTASPVGRSVDEVEIEILRRKTDVGGAKDPHYETEDTIPTALKVRLYETFNMSSFVPSRA
- a CDS encoding uncharacterized protein (EggNog:ENOG503NUF6; COG:S), translating into MIKQILLKRALPQPLGAAQSILKRGLMTRPATSAKSSPLHRQLTLNNRVIQGFIRMNSQAPKPQSDGEPAKDKADGAVPPKSGSEAVVEVAQKKTLWEKVKHEAHHYWDGTKLLGYEIKVSTKLMVKVFAGYGLSRRESNQLQRTLADLVRLVPFAALILIPFAELLIPVIVRIFPNFLPSTYESTSDRKKKNAKLYKAKKAASQYIKQTMEESGLKLSKINDKEREAFVSFFDTLSMGKQPSREHLTQVARLFKNDQVLDNLSRPQLLAMAKYMNITPFGTDSILRYQIRHTLLNIIKDDKAIDYEGVESLTIQELKYACQQRGIKTVNVSPGRLRDDLTTWLDLRLRQKIPSTLLILSSTYTYGENSHDIESYYDALLAVLSAIPDEVYNVAKLELSDDSKLKLDILKEQDELINEENLREKDTVTHVKDEIKLDELEEAAEGGIQSEPENVSAAVEEAQQSTKSEETKSEETKDQPEPISTAKSSEKSRPTASM